The Pseudomonas multiresinivorans DNA window GGCTTGTCGCCGCTATCGGCAACGCGACGCAGGATGGCATCAGCTTCTTTATCAGTGATAGGCGCCGGCTTGTCGGCAGTACCACCAATGAAGCCCATGACGCGAGGAGTGTCCTTGACCAGGTGCCAAGTACCCTCGTTCATCTCCATCTGCACCAGGACATAGCCCGGGAAGAATTTGCGCTCACTCTTGCGTTTCTGGCCGTTCCGCATCTCTACCACTTCTTCGGTAGGGACCAGAATCTCACCAAACCCGTCTTCCATGCCGGCCAGTTTGACCCGCTCGATCAGCGAGCGCATGACATGCTTCTCGTAACCCGAGTAGGCATGCACAACGTACCAACGCTTAGCCACGGAACACCCTTAACCTACGATCATGGAAACCAGCCAACCCAGCAGGGAGTCGAGCCCCCAAAGCACCAGCGCCATTACCAGCACTACTGCCACTACGATCAGCGTGGTCTGAGTTGTCTCTTGACGAGACGGCCATACAACCTTGCGAATCTCGGCGCGAGCTTCTTTAGCCAAAGTAAAGAACGCTCGCCCCTTGACGGTCTGCAGCGCAATGAAACCTGCAACAGCCGCCATCACGAGGATACCGAGAACGCGATAGAAGATCGGTTGCGTGGAGTAATACTGGTTGGCAACCACAGCCACCACCACCAGCACCGCAACCACAAGCCACTTCAAGAGATCAAGACGCGACTCTTTGGCTTCTACCTTCGCATTCATCTGCTAGGAATCCCGTTTAAAGAAGTGCCAGATCTTGAAAAATCTGGCAGGCCAGGAGGGAATCGAACCCCCAA harbors:
- the secE gene encoding preprotein translocase subunit SecE, which translates into the protein MNAKVEAKESRLDLLKWLVVAVLVVVAVVANQYYSTQPIFYRVLGILVMAAVAGFIALQTVKGRAFFTLAKEARAEIRKVVWPSRQETTQTTLIVVAVVLVMALVLWGLDSLLGWLVSMIVG
- the nusG gene encoding transcription termination/antitermination protein NusG, producing the protein MAKRWYVVHAYSGYEKHVMRSLIERVKLAGMEDGFGEILVPTEEVVEMRNGQKRKSERKFFPGYVLVQMEMNEGTWHLVKDTPRVMGFIGGTADKPAPITDKEADAILRRVADSGDKPKPKTLFEPGETVRVIDGPFADFNGVVEEVNYEKSRIQVAVLIFGRSTPVELEFSQVEKV